The Haloplanus salinarum genome includes a region encoding these proteins:
- a CDS encoding zinc ribbon domain-containing protein, which translates to MVVAQTLSVVLYGAAVAGDHPDIDAPDNLSKFSGFLRIGAIILLLVGLALAVGNLSGSALGASAFAILVVMLLGLYDYTIMAKKKRQAAKETVAKAGKEYLETKKEVEKGPDQVTNVQGDMVDRKNQQTHVDQSTTNVDTIDQSTTRVDQSKTVKDQRTQVEDSVVNRSDITASAEPEAGADGGRAGGERAAADRPPQGQGGRSQPQGDRAQRERRQGTADRRAGEPARTDRQSHSQGGGSAAGDGGGGSPDATRFCTHCGEEVDPEWNTCISCGADL; encoded by the coding sequence ATGGTAGTCGCGCAAACACTGTCGGTCGTACTGTACGGGGCGGCGGTCGCGGGGGACCATCCGGACATCGACGCGCCGGACAACCTCTCGAAGTTCAGTGGCTTCCTGCGGATCGGGGCGATCATCCTCCTGCTCGTCGGGTTGGCGCTGGCGGTCGGGAACCTCAGCGGGTCGGCGCTGGGCGCCTCCGCGTTCGCCATCCTCGTCGTCATGTTGCTCGGGCTGTACGACTACACGATCATGGCGAAGAAGAAACGACAGGCGGCCAAGGAAACCGTCGCCAAGGCCGGCAAGGAGTACCTCGAAACAAAAAAGGAAGTCGAGAAGGGGCCCGACCAGGTGACGAACGTGCAGGGCGACATGGTCGACCGGAAGAACCAGCAGACTCACGTCGATCAAAGCACCACCAACGTCGACACCATCGACCAGAGCACGACCCGCGTCGACCAGAGCAAGACCGTCAAGGATCAGCGCACGCAGGTCGAGGACAGCGTCGTCAACCGGTCGGACATCACCGCCTCCGCCGAACCCGAGGCCGGCGCCGACGGCGGTCGGGCCGGCGGCGAGCGAGCCGCGGCCGACCGGCCGCCACAGGGCCAGGGCGGCCGATCACAGCCGCAGGGCGATCGTGCCCAGCGGGAACGCCGTCAGGGGACCGCCGACCGACGGGCCGGGGAGCCGGCCCGGACCGACCGGCAATCGCACTCCCAGGGGGGCGGATCGGCGGCCGGCGACGGGGGTGGCGGGTCGCCCGACGCGACCCGTTTCTGTACACACTGCGGCGAGGAGGTCGACCCCGAGTGGAACACGTGTATCAGTTGCGGCGCCGACCTCTGA
- a CDS encoding zinc-ribbon domain-containing protein — protein sequence MTERRWDTWWSNYFLALGILSVVVAGYLGWTLSQQPRMGGMGSVIGVVLALFGVTALLNVGIGLWIRRGSAYAWYVGMGLLALSVLGSLGGGGEAMGGVAVSGIGLVLGYLARDDLLESKTVTEDASSTPAEPTGAGGGRDPDRRPNREGETAPRDRPASTADDAAGARRNAGSASGSPEPAAETGAEAGTAQSMDAERPSSAASPESGSEDGTKFCPYCGEEIPDRADHCPYCSSSIP from the coding sequence ATGACAGAGAGACGGTGGGACACGTGGTGGTCGAACTACTTTCTCGCACTGGGCATCCTCTCGGTCGTCGTCGCCGGCTACCTAGGGTGGACGCTGAGCCAACAACCCCGGATGGGGGGGATGGGGTCGGTGATCGGGGTCGTACTGGCGCTCTTCGGCGTTACCGCCCTGCTGAACGTGGGGATCGGCCTCTGGATCAGGCGGGGGAGCGCGTACGCGTGGTACGTGGGAATGGGGCTGCTCGCCCTGTCGGTGCTCGGATCGCTCGGCGGCGGCGGGGAGGCGATGGGCGGTGTCGCGGTTTCGGGGATCGGACTCGTCCTCGGCTACCTCGCGCGGGACGACCTCCTCGAATCCAAGACGGTGACCGAGGACGCGTCGTCGACCCCGGCCGAGCCGACGGGAGCGGGCGGCGGTCGGGACCCCGACCGCCGGCCGAACCGCGAGGGGGAGACGGCGCCGCGGGACCGACCCGCCTCGACGGCCGACGACGCGGCGGGGGCACGACGGAACGCGGGCTCGGCGTCCGGATCCCCCGAGCCGGCGGCAGAGACAGGAGCGGAGGCGGGGACGGCCCAGTCGATGGACGCGGAACGACCATCCTCGGCAGCGTCGCCGGAGTCCGGCAGCGAGGACGGGACGAAGTTCTGCCCGTACTGTGGCGAGGAGATTCCGGACCGGGCGGACCACTGTCCGTACTGTTCGTCGTCGATCCCGTAA
- a CDS encoding double zinc ribbon domain-containing protein: MPSTCPNCDGRVPSDGDFCPNCGESLSTNCPGCGESLPIDAQFCANCGQDLTSSTGQRGSGNAAGGGSWRLGDDEFAKRVDGAALDGDGLLATLSRRKDVEIEAGNRALLLENGKLVETLEAGKHKLDSLGKRIRELRSSHNLTVVLVQEGRTTVARSFDDIRTASDYLVDVTVELDVGMHDPQTFFRSMMADRDVLTTGTFNQLLGRAIRNALEATISEYDHQELYGSKEVKRRVAREIEEQCRSVLESNGLELVELVSFDYDDDRGEIRQGRKDVDIREEKEEIKDRESELDRRGRERQTEDKVHGEKQRVRKESAEMSADHTLDKQEVEQQQEIDDKRRRHGHKAEREDVEHEEDVRTYRTESEVEREDIRHEQEMKEREQEHEQDVSEIEDLVDLKRKKDEQKLDKQERKQEMEMQKESHEVDVEKERLEARDDVDAQTLASMEDTDEEMIDLAKMDKAENLNADQLDSLGAQKSDELAKARQEANSAEKERERVEDQKQFREEMQDMMEGSMDRMERTTDKAMDSMGGAAEAAAEDTSDNVIVSGEGGDSSGGDTTIVQGGPGGGGDGTTAESDGGADEPEKIIVCPSCGSEEPYANDFCMGCGQEF; encoded by the coding sequence ATGCCTTCGACATGCCCGAACTGCGACGGACGTGTGCCATCGGACGGCGACTTCTGTCCGAACTGCGGGGAGTCGCTGTCGACGAACTGTCCCGGCTGTGGGGAGTCGCTACCGATCGACGCCCAGTTCTGTGCCAACTGCGGCCAGGACCTCACCAGCTCCACCGGCCAGCGGGGATCGGGGAACGCCGCGGGAGGCGGCAGTTGGCGACTGGGCGACGACGAGTTCGCCAAGCGCGTCGACGGCGCCGCCCTCGACGGCGACGGACTGCTCGCCACGCTCAGCCGGCGAAAGGACGTCGAAATCGAGGCCGGTAATCGGGCGCTCCTGCTCGAGAACGGGAAGCTCGTCGAGACGCTCGAGGCCGGCAAACACAAGCTCGACAGCCTCGGCAAGCGGATCCGAGAGCTCAGATCCAGCCACAACCTCACAGTCGTACTGGTCCAGGAGGGGCGGACCACCGTCGCCCGCTCGTTCGACGACATCCGGACGGCCAGCGACTACCTCGTCGACGTCACGGTCGAACTCGACGTGGGGATGCACGACCCACAGACGTTCTTCCGTTCGATGATGGCCGACCGGGACGTGCTGACGACCGGCACGTTCAACCAGTTGCTCGGGCGGGCGATCCGGAACGCCCTGGAGGCGACCATCTCGGAGTACGACCACCAGGAACTCTACGGGAGCAAGGAGGTCAAGCGTCGCGTCGCTCGCGAAATCGAGGAGCAGTGTCGCTCGGTCCTCGAGAGCAACGGGCTCGAACTCGTCGAACTGGTCTCCTTCGACTACGACGACGACCGGGGCGAGATCCGTCAGGGCCGCAAGGACGTCGACATCCGCGAGGAGAAAGAGGAGATCAAGGACCGCGAGAGCGAGCTGGACCGGCGGGGGCGCGAACGGCAGACCGAGGACAAGGTCCACGGGGAGAAACAGCGCGTCCGGAAGGAGTCCGCCGAGATGAGTGCCGACCACACGCTCGACAAACAGGAGGTCGAGCAACAGCAGGAGATCGACGACAAACGGCGCCGGCACGGCCACAAGGCCGAACGGGAGGACGTCGAACACGAGGAGGACGTGCGGACCTACCGGACCGAATCCGAGGTCGAGCGCGAGGACATCCGCCACGAGCAGGAGATGAAAGAGCGGGAGCAGGAACACGAACAGGACGTCTCCGAAATCGAGGATCTGGTCGACCTCAAGCGGAAGAAAGACGAGCAGAAACTCGACAAGCAGGAGCGCAAACAGGAGATGGAGATGCAGAAAGAGAGCCACGAGGTGGACGTCGAGAAGGAGCGCCTCGAGGCTCGCGACGACGTGGACGCCCAGACCCTCGCCAGCATGGAGGATACGGACGAGGAGATGATCGACCTGGCGAAGATGGACAAGGCGGAGAACCTGAACGCCGACCAGCTCGACTCGCTGGGCGCCCAGAAGAGCGACGAACTGGCGAAGGCCCGTCAGGAGGCAAACAGCGCCGAGAAGGAGCGCGAACGGGTCGAGGACCAGAAGCAGTTCCGCGAGGAGATGCAGGACATGATGGAGGGATCGATGGATCGCATGGAGCGAACCACCGACAAGGCGATGGACAGCATGGGCGGCGCGGCGGAGGCGGCCGCCGAGGACACCTCGGACAACGTCATCGTCAGCGGCGAGGGCGGCGACTCGTCGGGCGGGGACACGACCATCGTCCAGGGCGGTCCCGGCGGGGGTGGCGACGGCACCACCGCCGAATCCGACGGCGGAGCCGACGAGCCCGAGAAGATCATCGTCTGTCCGAGCTGTGGCTCCGAGGAACCGTACGCCAACGACTTCTGTATGGGGTGTGGACAGGAGTTCTGA
- a CDS encoding ATP-binding protein: MDESIQRDILQDRYEKYRTKADELRSQGDAEEAAAYYERCADAMADLAETESNESLAKKRRNLAQNLSTVAEKLRESGTVEADVADGRDGVPSGDRDAAADAGEPTADADPDADADAAAVAEASEYLESPPDLDFEDVGGMHDLKRTLRDKVIDPLERSELYAEYDLGVVNGVMLYGPPGTGKTHITRALAGKLGYNFVDVEPNDITSSLVGEAADNVAELYDVARDNQPCLVFVDEVDALMPSRSGGSQKTQSERQMVNQFLTELTECRGEDVITVTATNIPDEVDGAATSRFQERIEVPPPDAEAREAILRVHLRDRPALPDEIDWDRIRRLSEGYSGRDLEVVADDAARRALQEAVDADEIQHIRQEHVETALEETEPSLDHWDG; this comes from the coding sequence ATGGACGAGAGCATCCAGCGGGACATCCTCCAGGACCGGTACGAGAAGTACCGCACGAAGGCGGACGAACTCAGATCACAGGGAGACGCCGAGGAGGCGGCGGCGTACTACGAGCGGTGTGCCGACGCGATGGCGGATCTGGCCGAGACCGAATCCAACGAGTCGCTGGCCAAGAAACGCCGGAACCTCGCGCAGAACCTCTCGACCGTCGCGGAGAAACTCCGGGAGTCGGGGACCGTCGAGGCGGACGTCGCGGACGGTCGGGACGGTGTCCCATCCGGCGACCGGGACGCGGCCGCCGACGCCGGGGAACCGACGGCGGACGCGGACCCGGACGCGGACGCGGACGCGGCGGCGGTCGCGGAGGCCAGCGAATACCTGGAGTCCCCGCCGGATCTCGACTTCGAGGACGTGGGGGGGATGCACGACCTGAAGCGGACGCTCCGGGACAAGGTGATCGACCCGCTGGAGCGGTCGGAGCTGTACGCGGAGTACGATCTCGGCGTGGTCAACGGCGTCATGCTGTACGGCCCCCCGGGAACCGGGAAGACGCACATCACGCGGGCGCTGGCGGGTAAACTCGGCTACAACTTCGTCGACGTCGAACCCAACGACATCACGAGTTCGCTGGTGGGCGAGGCGGCGGACAACGTCGCCGAACTCTACGACGTCGCCCGCGACAACCAGCCCTGCCTGGTCTTCGTCGACGAGGTGGACGCGCTGATGCCGTCCCGCAGCGGCGGGTCACAGAAGACCCAGAGCGAGCGCCAGATGGTCAACCAGTTCCTCACGGAGTTGACCGAGTGTCGGGGCGAGGACGTCATCACGGTGACGGCGACCAACATCCCCGACGAGGTGGACGGCGCGGCGACGAGCCGGTTCCAGGAGCGGATCGAGGTCCCGCCGCCGGACGCCGAGGCCCGCGAGGCCATCCTCCGGGTCCACCTCCGGGACCGGCCGGCGCTCCCGGACGAGATCGACTGGGATCGGATCCGGCGGCTGAGCGAGGGGTACTCGGGGCGCGACCTGGAGGTCGTCGCCGACGACGCCGCCCGCAGGGCGCTCCAGGAGGCGGTCGACGCCGACGAGATCCAGCATATCCGTCAGGAGCACGTCGAGACGGCACTCGAGGAGACCGAACCGAGCCTCGACCACTGGGACGGCTAG
- a CDS encoding PQQ-binding-like beta-propeller repeat protein: MAPRRREFLRAAAGAAAGYSAVDGATGLAAAQSDSEESWPQHHRDAANTGHAPAVSGPVADVDRTWASAGPSGQVFADDNRPTSSPAVVDGTVYVGSNDRYVRALPVADGSERWRYRTGGKVFSSPAVVDGTVYVGSNDGSVYALPTDSGRPAWTFETDGEVRSSPAVVDGTVYVGSTDGAVYALSADDGSERWRFTADADDAWGFASPAVADGTVFAAGTALYALDAASGQERWSADPGDRRSSPAVADGAVYLADGDTLYGFDAETGDRLWAYDGHSNDITSSPAVADGTVYVTAADDFLLAVAGEPTTPTPTATPTPTATSTAAPAGGDSSDGGDPENDAAGGDGGVVLPAAGLLAAGLGGGWWWLRRSGDGSGGSDGTTSAFDGPGPASPRRGRSASPSRHSDTADDSGSTPSPRSERSDVADADSGPSPDAGSTPVTPDEATDGFADVSLGTAADAPAPGDDPVERPADGPSTGNRPPGGPPTEIPRAPDVSVAYDALTEAGIIGSGGNADVVRATAPTPDGTVTLAVKKPRLSGTLHTDTVERMLAEAETWDKLDDHDHVVGVVDYGAEPLPWIAMEYMDGGHLGDRAGTMDVQQSLWTALAVTKGVRHAHRRGVAHLDLKPENVLFRSVDGAWDVPKVADWGLSKHLLDHSASVEGVSPHYAAPEQFDESYGSVDDLTDVYQLGAVFYELFTGRPPFEGERTRVVRAVLDDRPRPPSEVADVPAALDDVVLTALAKEKADRYDDIVYLRDALADLYDGE; this comes from the coding sequence ATGGCGCCGAGGAGACGGGAGTTCCTGCGGGCGGCCGCGGGCGCCGCGGCCGGATACTCGGCCGTCGACGGGGCGACCGGACTCGCGGCGGCCCAGTCCGATTCGGAGGAGTCGTGGCCCCAACACCACCGCGACGCCGCGAACACCGGACACGCGCCGGCCGTCTCCGGGCCGGTCGCCGACGTCGACCGAACGTGGGCCTCGGCGGGCCCGAGCGGCCAGGTGTTTGCCGACGACAACCGCCCGACGTCGTCGCCCGCGGTGGTCGACGGAACCGTCTACGTCGGGAGCAACGACCGCTACGTCCGTGCACTCCCCGTCGCCGACGGGTCCGAACGGTGGCGGTACCGGACGGGCGGGAAGGTCTTCTCCTCGCCGGCGGTCGTCGACGGCACCGTCTACGTCGGGAGCAACGACGGGAGCGTCTACGCTCTCCCGACCGACTCGGGACGGCCGGCGTGGACGTTCGAGACTGACGGGGAGGTGCGTTCCTCGCCGGCAGTCGTCGACGGCACCGTCTACGTCGGCAGCACCGACGGGGCCGTCTACGCGCTGTCGGCCGACGACGGCTCCGAGCGGTGGCGGTTCACGGCCGACGCCGACGACGCTTGGGGGTTCGCATCGCCGGCGGTAGCCGACGGGACCGTTTTCGCGGCCGGGACGGCGTTGTACGCATTGGACGCGGCGTCGGGCCAGGAGCGATGGTCGGCCGACCCCGGCGACCGGCGCTCCTCGCCAGCCGTGGCCGACGGCGCGGTCTACCTCGCGGATGGCGACACGCTGTACGGGTTCGACGCCGAGACGGGCGACCGGCTGTGGGCGTACGACGGCCACTCGAACGACATCACGTCCTCCCCGGCGGTGGCCGACGGGACCGTCTACGTGACGGCGGCCGACGACTTCCTGCTTGCGGTCGCCGGCGAGCCCACGACCCCGACGCCCACCGCGACGCCGACCCCCACCGCGACGTCCACGGCGGCCCCGGCGGGTGGCGACTCGTCGGACGGGGGCGACCCCGAAAACGACGCGGCGGGCGGCGACGGCGGGGTCGTCCTGCCGGCCGCGGGCCTGCTCGCCGCCGGACTGGGCGGTGGCTGGTGGTGGCTGCGCCGCTCCGGCGACGGGTCCGGCGGATCGGACGGGACGACGTCCGCGTTCGACGGTCCCGGCCCCGCGTCGCCGCGCCGCGGTCGCTCCGCGTCCCCGTCCCGACACTCCGATACCGCGGACGACTCCGGGTCCACACCGTCGCCACGATCCGAACGGAGCGACGTGGCCGACGCCGACTCCGGACCGTCACCCGACGCGGGATCGACCCCGGTGACGCCCGACGAGGCGACCGATGGGTTCGCGGACGTCTCGCTCGGCACCGCGGCCGACGCGCCGGCCCCCGGCGACGACCCCGTCGAACGGCCGGCGGACGGGCCGTCGACCGGGAACCGACCGCCGGGGGGACCGCCCACGGAGATCCCGCGCGCACCCGACGTCTCGGTCGCGTACGACGCGCTCACGGAGGCGGGCATCATCGGAAGCGGCGGGAACGCCGACGTCGTCCGGGCGACGGCACCGACCCCGGACGGCACCGTCACGCTGGCCGTCAAGAAGCCACGCCTCTCGGGGACGCTCCACACCGACACCGTCGAGCGGATGCTGGCCGAGGCCGAAACGTGGGACAAACTCGACGACCACGACCACGTGGTCGGCGTCGTCGACTACGGGGCCGAACCCCTCCCGTGGATCGCCATGGAGTACATGGACGGCGGCCACCTCGGCGACCGGGCGGGGACGATGGACGTCCAGCAGTCGCTGTGGACGGCCCTCGCGGTGACGAAGGGCGTGCGCCACGCCCACCGACGCGGCGTCGCCCACCTCGATCTGAAACCCGAGAACGTCCTCTTTCGGTCCGTCGACGGGGCCTGGGACGTCCCGAAGGTGGCCGACTGGGGGCTGTCGAAACACCTGCTCGATCACTCGGCGAGCGTCGAGGGGGTGTCGCCCCACTACGCCGCGCCGGAGCAGTTCGACGAGTCCTACGGGTCGGTCGACGACCTCACCGACGTCTACCAGCTGGGGGCGGTGTTCTACGAGCTGTTCACCGGCCGGCCGCCGTTCGAGGGCGAGCGCACGAGAGTCGTGCGCGCGGTACTGGACGACCGACCGAGGCCGCCCAGCGAGGTGGCCGACGTCCCCGCCGCGCTCGACGACGTGGTACTGACGGCGCTGGCGAAGGAAAAGGCCGACCGCTACGACGACATCGTCTACCTGCGCGACGCGCTCGCGGACCTGTACGACGGGGAGTGA
- the gpmI gene encoding 2,3-bisphosphoglycerate-independent phosphoglycerate mutase produces the protein MDAALVILDGWGLDGPGRNAVSAADTPTFDRFLATGASGTLDVSGRRVGLPDGQMGNSEVGHLNIGAGRVVTQPLARIHDAIDDGSFFENDALRGAVDHVRTTGGRLHLLGLVSDGGVHSHQRHLHALIEFAARHDVEAVTHAFTDGRDTPPTAGVDALGALEAAVDDHGTGDVATVIGRYYAMDRDENWTRTRRAYDAIVEREAEHAAPTAVDAVAAAYDRDETDEFVEPTLVEGGPPLRDGDAVVVANFRADRARQLVRMLAAVDPAWPDPVDPPETHLVTMTEYDERFEFPVAFPPFEPAGTLGEALAGAGRTQLRIAESEKYAHVTYFLNGGREVAFEGETRRIVESPDVPTYDERPEMSAAAVTDAAVDHIERDDPDVLVLNYANPDMVGHTGDFEAAVAAVEAVDAQLARLVEAVHAAGGDVLVTADHGNADDMGTPEDPHTAHTANPVPVVYLAPGDDPSGGRRIRTGGSLCDVAPTLLELAGVERPAAMTGESLLD, from the coding sequence ATGGACGCCGCGCTGGTCATCCTCGACGGATGGGGCCTCGACGGCCCGGGCCGCAACGCCGTCTCAGCCGCCGACACGCCGACGTTCGACCGCTTTCTCGCCACGGGGGCCTCGGGTACCCTCGACGTCTCCGGCCGACGGGTCGGCCTGCCCGACGGCCAGATGGGCAACAGCGAGGTCGGTCACCTCAATATCGGCGCCGGTCGGGTGGTCACGCAACCGCTGGCGCGCATTCACGACGCCATCGACGACGGCTCCTTCTTCGAGAACGACGCCCTCCGCGGGGCGGTCGACCACGTCCGGACCACGGGCGGACGGCTCCACCTGCTGGGCCTGGTCAGCGACGGCGGGGTCCACTCCCACCAGCGACACCTCCACGCCCTGATCGAGTTCGCCGCCAGACACGACGTCGAGGCGGTCACTCACGCCTTCACCGACGGCCGCGACACGCCGCCGACGGCCGGCGTCGACGCCCTCGGGGCGCTCGAAGCCGCCGTCGACGACCACGGCACCGGCGACGTGGCGACGGTGATCGGCCGGTACTACGCGATGGACCGGGACGAGAACTGGACGCGGACGCGACGGGCGTACGACGCCATCGTCGAACGGGAGGCCGAGCACGCCGCGCCGACGGCCGTCGACGCCGTCGCGGCTGCCTACGACCGCGACGAGACCGACGAGTTCGTCGAGCCGACGCTGGTGGAGGGAGGGCCGCCGCTCCGGGACGGCGACGCCGTCGTTGTCGCCAACTTCCGGGCCGACCGCGCCCGCCAGCTCGTCCGGATGCTCGCGGCCGTCGACCCGGCGTGGCCCGACCCCGTCGACCCCCCGGAGACCCACCTCGTCACGATGACCGAGTACGACGAGCGCTTCGAGTTCCCCGTCGCCTTCCCGCCGTTCGAACCGGCGGGAACGCTCGGCGAGGCGCTCGCCGGCGCCGGCCGGACCCAACTGCGGATCGCCGAGTCCGAGAAGTACGCCCACGTCACCTACTTCCTCAACGGGGGCCGCGAGGTGGCCTTCGAGGGCGAGACACGCCGGATCGTCGAGAGCCCGGACGTGCCGACCTACGACGAGCGCCCCGAGATGAGCGCCGCCGCGGTCACCGACGCCGCCGTCGACCACATCGAGCGCGACGACCCCGACGTGCTCGTGTTGAACTACGCCAACCCCGACATGGTCGGTCACACGGGCGACTTCGAGGCGGCCGTCGCGGCCGTCGAGGCCGTCGACGCCCAGCTGGCTCGCCTCGTCGAGGCCGTCCACGCCGCCGGCGGGGACGTCCTCGTCACCGCCGACCACGGCAACGCCGACGACATGGGGACCCCCGAGGATCCCCACACCGCCCACACGGCCAACCCGGTTCCGGTCGTCTACCTCGCGCCCGGCGACGACCCCTCGGGCGGTCGACGCATCCGGACCGGCGGCTCCCTGTGTGACGTGGCGCCGACGCTGCTCGAACTCGCCGGCGTCGAGCGTCCGGCGGCGATGACCGGCGAGTCACTGCTCGACTGA